A single window of Chloroflexota bacterium DNA harbors:
- a CDS encoding glycoside hydrolase family 13 protein — translation MSAITPDWVHDAIIYEIFPDRFASNSQVEKPDNLEPWDTPPTAFGFKGGDLLGVVERLDYLQHLGVNTLYFTPVFQSTANHRYHTHDYFQIDPILGGNAAFQTLLDAAHARGLRVILDGVFNHASRGFYQFNHALENGARSPYREWFNFHGFPVKAYEGASNYDAWWGIPALPKFNHRNTQVREFIFRVAEHWTRAGIDGWRLDVPSEIDDDEFWREFRRRVKAINSQAYIVGEIWQRADRWLQGDQFDAVMNYQFTRAAIGFFADLDHTTRGLIYGHTYGDVPAMDADAFARALADQLTWYPEDITFAQMNLLNSHDTARFATLLRGDLGLFKLALLTLFAFVGAPMLYYGDEIALEGGKDPDNRRGMIWDPARVNRELIEWTRRLALARTNHPALRRGSFHVLYAEGKVIVFARHREGDCALIAINASREPVTLDVRVAPFAPNDTRLIEEWSREEIVVQDGYARGIHLPARTGALFAS, via the coding sequence ATGTCAGCCATAACCCCCGACTGGGTGCACGACGCCATCATCTACGAAATCTTCCCCGACCGTTTCGCCTCGAACAGTCAGGTCGAAAAACCGGACAACCTCGAACCCTGGGACACACCGCCGACGGCGTTCGGATTCAAAGGCGGCGATCTGCTCGGCGTCGTCGAGCGACTCGATTATCTCCAACACCTGGGTGTGAACACGCTGTACTTTACGCCCGTGTTTCAATCCACTGCGAATCATCGCTACCACACGCACGATTATTTTCAGATTGACCCGATCCTCGGCGGCAACGCGGCGTTCCAGACCTTGCTCGACGCGGCGCACGCGCGCGGCTTGCGCGTGATTCTCGACGGCGTGTTCAATCACGCGAGCCGCGGGTTTTATCAATTCAACCACGCGCTCGAAAACGGCGCGCGGTCGCCGTACCGCGAGTGGTTCAACTTTCATGGTTTTCCGGTCAAGGCATACGAGGGCGCGAGCAACTATGACGCGTGGTGGGGCATCCCGGCATTGCCGAAATTCAACCATCGCAACACCCAGGTGCGCGAGTTTATTTTTCGCGTCGCGGAGCATTGGACGCGCGCCGGCATTGACGGTTGGCGGCTCGACGTGCCGAGCGAAATTGACGACGACGAATTCTGGCGCGAGTTTCGCCGCCGCGTCAAAGCGATCAACTCCCAGGCGTACATCGTCGGCGAAATTTGGCAGCGCGCCGACCGCTGGTTGCAAGGCGATCAGTTCGACGCGGTGATGAATTATCAGTTCACGCGCGCGGCGATTGGTTTCTTTGCCGATCTCGACCACACCACGCGCGGGCTGATCTACGGACACACGTACGGCGACGTGCCCGCGATGGATGCGGACGCGTTCGCGCGCGCGCTCGCCGATCAATTGACCTGGTATCCCGAAGACATCACCTTCGCGCAAATGAATCTGCTGAATAGCCACGACACCGCGCGCTTTGCGACGCTCTTGCGCGGCGATCTCGGTTTATTCAAACTCGCACTGCTCACGCTCTTTGCGTTCGTCGGCGCGCCGATGCTGTACTATGGCGATGAAATCGCGTTGGAAGGCGGCAAAGACCCGGACAATCGGCGCGGGATGATCTGGGATCCGGCGCGGGTCAATCGCGAGTTGATCGAGTGGACGCGGCGGCTCGCCCTGGCGCGCACGAATCATCCCGCGTTGCGGCGCGGCAGTTTCCACGTGCTGTACGCCGAGGGCAAGGTCATCGTGTTCGCGCGGCATCGCGAGGGTGATTGCGCGCTCATCGCCATCAACGCGAGCCGCGAGCCGGTCACGTTGGATGTGCGCGTCGCGCCGTTCGCGCCGAACGACACGCGCTTGATCGAGGAATGGTCACGCGAAGAAATCGTCGTGCAAGACGGATACGCGCGCGGCATTCACCTGCCCGCGCGCACCGGTGCGCTATTCGCGTCGTAA
- a CDS encoding ABC transporter ATP-binding protein: MALLDAKQVTKRFGGLTAVDRVDFVIEQGMIASLIGPNGAGKTTFFNCITGFYRPEEGHIIFDGHALVGQRSDRITALGIGRTFQNIRLFANMSALENVMIGQHTRTKANVFGAIVRDGGTVAEEKRVAQRSRELLEFVGLRGYENELAKNLAYGSQRRLEVARALATEPKLLLLDEPTAGMNPQETSEMVGFIRRLRDELKLTILLIEHQMKVVMTISDYVSVLDFGAKIAEGTPAQVQKDARVREAYLGKEYGEIAA, translated from the coding sequence ATGGCACTACTCGACGCGAAACAAGTGACGAAACGATTCGGTGGGTTGACCGCCGTGGATCGAGTTGATTTTGTGATCGAACAAGGCATGATCGCCAGTTTGATCGGTCCCAACGGCGCGGGCAAGACGACGTTCTTTAATTGCATCACCGGGTTTTATCGTCCCGAAGAAGGACACATTATTTTCGATGGTCATGCGCTCGTCGGACAACGTTCGGATCGTATTACCGCGTTGGGCATCGGACGCACATTCCAGAACATTCGGCTCTTTGCCAACATGTCCGCGCTCGAAAACGTGATGATCGGGCAACACACGCGCACCAAGGCGAACGTGTTCGGCGCGATCGTGCGCGACGGCGGGACAGTCGCCGAAGAGAAACGCGTCGCCCAACGTTCGCGCGAACTGCTCGAATTTGTCGGACTGCGCGGGTACGAGAACGAACTGGCGAAGAACCTGGCATACGGCAGTCAACGCCGTCTCGAAGTCGCGCGCGCGCTCGCAACCGAACCGAAACTACTTTTACTCGACGAGCCGACTGCTGGGATGAATCCGCAAGAGACCTCCGAGATGGTTGGTTTCATTCGCCGTCTGCGCGATGAACTCAAGTTGACGATTCTGCTGATCGAGCATCAAATGAAAGTTGTGATGACGATTTCGGATTATGTGAGCGTGCTCGACTTTGGCGCAAAAATTGCGGAAGGCACGCCCGCCCAGGTGCAAAAAGACGCGCGCGTGCGCGAGGCATACCTCGGCAAAGAGTACGGCGAGATCGCCGCGTAA
- a CDS encoding MFS transporter, whose protein sequence is MNLDNARSTFSQYRSLTAATLGHFSVDMYSGMLPMILVVLTDTLHLTYFQIGFISTVYSLAGSLSQPFFGWLGDQRGNRPMAVLGVAGIAVTVGVMRFVDDYYVLLALSIIAGLGSGAFHPQGATLAADVPAKQRGVAASIFMFGGNGGYSTGPIFGTALFGLTGALMPQTFAVLGFAQAALIFWLLAERQRQFHAAPTKQPIAAAKVMAPIAVIIILTLVIFFRSWMSAAVSTYVPQVFKSFGYSNDDSGRVLFSVLFPVAVGGLMGGTLSDRFGRRRVLIASTILSGPALVGLMLANGAMVYASGALLGVAIGASFPVTLVMAQSLVPRGLGLMSGIVLGFTFVAGAVGTAASGYAADTIGLLPTMYLNAALPVIAGLLAFWLPKDESPQKQRA, encoded by the coding sequence TTGAATCTAGACAATGCGCGTTCGACTTTTTCGCAGTATCGTTCTCTCACCGCCGCGACGCTCGGACATTTCAGCGTGGATATGTATTCGGGCATGTTGCCGATGATTCTCGTCGTACTCACCGACACATTGCACCTGACATATTTTCAAATCGGTTTCATCTCAACGGTCTACAGTCTCGCCGGCTCGTTGAGTCAACCATTTTTCGGTTGGCTGGGCGATCAACGCGGCAATCGCCCGATGGCGGTGTTGGGCGTCGCCGGCATTGCGGTGACGGTCGGCGTGATGCGATTTGTGGATGATTACTATGTTCTGCTCGCGCTCTCGATCATCGCGGGGTTGGGTTCGGGCGCGTTCCATCCGCAGGGCGCAACGCTCGCCGCGGATGTGCCGGCGAAACAGCGCGGCGTCGCGGCTTCGATTTTCATGTTCGGCGGCAACGGCGGCTATTCGACTGGTCCGATTTTCGGGACTGCGCTCTTTGGGTTGACTGGCGCGTTGATGCCGCAAACGTTCGCGGTGTTGGGGTTTGCGCAAGCCGCGCTGATTTTTTGGTTGCTCGCGGAACGCCAGCGTCAGTTCCACGCCGCGCCGACCAAACAACCAATTGCCGCGGCGAAAGTGATGGCGCCGATCGCGGTCATTATCATATTGACGCTCGTCATCTTTTTTCGTTCGTGGATGAGCGCGGCGGTTTCGACGTACGTGCCGCAAGTGTTCAAGTCGTTCGGGTACTCGAACGACGATTCGGGGCGCGTGTTGTTCAGCGTCTTGTTCCCCGTCGCCGTCGGCGGTTTGATGGGGGGCACGCTTTCCGATCGCTTCGGGCGTCGCCGCGTGTTGATCGCTTCGACGATTCTGAGCGGTCCCGCGTTAGTCGGATTGATGCTGGCGAATGGCGCGATGGTGTACGCCTCGGGTGCGCTCCTGGGTGTCGCTATCGGCGCATCGTTTCCGGTGACACTTGTGATGGCGCAATCGCTTGTTCCGCGCGGGCTGGGGTTGATGTCCGGCATCGTCCTGGGATTTACGTTTGTCGCCGGCGCGGTGGGCACTGCCGCGAGCGGTTATGCCGCCGATACGATCGGGCTGTTGCCGACGATGTACCTGAACGCGGCGTTGCCGGTGATCGCGGGTTTGCTCGCGTTCTGGTTGCCGAAGGATGAATCGCCGCAGAAACAACGCGCGTAG
- a CDS encoding amino acid ABC transporter permease produces the protein MPWWIVILAIVGVIAIVVIATSQDYISILLILGSGIYLTLTVTLFAFLLALVIGLVAGLMRVSQNPVLNTIATLYVEVVRGIPLLVQILYFFYVIAPFFAEHTPDPVSGIFRDEVIQGIIALAIGYGAYLAEVYRAGIQSIARGQVEAARALGMSYLQAMQLVILPQALRVILPPLGNDFISMLKDSALTSAISVKELTLWTRQRSANTFRPLEHWTMAALLYLVMTLGLSLIVRYIERKFQIPK, from the coding sequence ATGCCATGGTGGATTGTCATCCTCGCCATCGTCGGCGTCATCGCGATTGTCGTCATTGCCACAAGCCAAGATTATATCTCGATCCTGCTGATCCTCGGCAGTGGCATCTACCTAACACTGACCGTCACACTCTTCGCGTTTCTCCTTGCGCTCGTCATTGGCTTGGTCGCCGGGCTGATGCGCGTATCGCAGAATCCGGTTCTCAATACGATTGCCACACTCTACGTCGAAGTCGTGCGCGGCATTCCGTTGCTCGTGCAGATTCTGTACTTTTTCTACGTCATCGCGCCATTCTTCGCCGAGCACACACCCGACCCCGTCTCCGGCATTTTTCGCGATGAAGTGATCCAGGGCATCATCGCTCTCGCGATCGGCTACGGCGCGTACCTTGCCGAGGTGTACCGCGCCGGCATCCAATCCATCGCGCGCGGACAAGTCGAAGCGGCGCGCGCGCTCGGTATGTCGTACTTGCAAGCGATGCAGCTCGTGATTCTGCCGCAAGCGTTGCGCGTGATTCTGCCGCCGCTTGGCAACGATTTCATTTCGATGCTCAAGGATTCCGCGCTCACGTCCGCGATCAGCGTCAAGGAGTTGACGCTGTGGACGCGCCAGCGCAGCGCGAACACGTTTCGTCCGCTCGAACACTGGACGATGGCGGCATTGTTGTATCTCGTAATGACCCTGGGTCTATCTTTGATCGTGCGCTATATCGAACGCAAATTTCAGATTCCGAAATAA
- a CDS encoding transporter substrate-binding domain-containing protein, with product MKRSVLALVILVVALIVVACAAPTTAPSSSGSAASGMPDLKGRTLKVGSDTTYPPFESLDKDKKVVGFDVELVAEICKKVNCTATFNTADFDGLMIAVNNKTYDFSASGWTITDERAKTVDFSLPYMPNTEVLVVRADEARVKEPEDLKKPEFIVATQLGTTNAVTAKKLVADANKQVKEFQDFPAAIAALINKQADAVVIDTFAASALLEDNKGKIKLTGKQFGNEFLGLVFRKGDKELRDAFDAGLKAVYKDGTWTKLCEKWWKGIDPKPDCAGKLLSDKLGK from the coding sequence GTGAAACGCTCTGTACTCGCTCTCGTTATTCTCGTTGTCGCGTTGATCGTCGTCGCGTGCGCCGCGCCCACCACCGCCCCGAGTTCGTCCGGTTCTGCCGCCAGTGGCATGCCCGATCTCAAAGGACGCACGCTCAAAGTCGGTAGTGACACGACGTACCCCCCATTCGAATCCCTCGACAAGGACAAAAAAGTCGTCGGCTTTGACGTTGAACTCGTCGCCGAAATCTGCAAAAAGGTCAACTGCACCGCGACGTTCAACACCGCCGATTTCGACGGCTTGATGATCGCGGTCAACAACAAGACGTACGATTTCTCCGCGTCCGGTTGGACGATCACCGACGAACGCGCCAAGACCGTGGATTTCTCGCTGCCATACATGCCCAACACCGAAGTCCTCGTCGTCCGCGCCGATGAAGCGCGTGTCAAGGAACCGGAAGATTTGAAGAAACCGGAATTCATCGTCGCCACGCAACTCGGCACGACCAACGCGGTGACCGCTAAGAAATTGGTCGCCGACGCGAACAAGCAGGTTAAGGAATTCCAGGATTTTCCCGCCGCCATTGCCGCGCTCATCAACAAGCAAGCCGATGCCGTCGTGATTGACACCTTTGCCGCGTCGGCATTGCTCGAAGACAACAAAGGCAAAATCAAATTGACCGGCAAGCAATTCGGCAACGAATTTCTCGGACTCGTCTTCCGCAAAGGCGACAAGGAACTCAGGGACGCCTTTGACGCCGGTTTGAAGGCGGTCTACAAGGACGGCACGTGGACCAAGCTCTGCGAAAAATGGTGGAAGGGCATTGACCCCAAACCAGATTGCGCCGGCAAATTGCTGTCCGACAAATTGGGCAAATAA
- a CDS encoding DUF5615 family PIN-like protein, producing the protein MNTIRFLLDENVHPLYRTELLKRERTLVVWRVGMVGVPPRGTPDPDILDWCEKHAFILVTNNRASMPPHLKDHLAQGRHIPGILVMNDKMSINDTIEELLLIWTASTENEYTDRMVYLPLR; encoded by the coding sequence ATGAATACCATTCGTTTTCTGCTGGACGAAAACGTTCATCCGCTTTATCGCACCGAGTTGTTGAAGCGAGAGCGGACGCTGGTTGTCTGGCGTGTGGGTATGGTTGGTGTGCCGCCAAGAGGAACACCTGACCCAGACATTTTAGATTGGTGCGAGAAGCACGCGTTCATTTTGGTAACGAACAACCGCGCATCCATGCCACCACACTTGAAAGACCATTTAGCGCAAGGACGACACATCCCAGGAATCCTCGTTATGAACGACAAGATGAGCATCAACGACACTATCGAAGAACTGTTGCTGATATGGACGGCATCCACAGAAAACGAATACACGGATAGAATGGTCTACTTGCCGTTGCGATAA
- a CDS encoding nuclear transport factor 2 family protein codes for MSSHPTVTIDILKEITEAFNRHDLDAIMEFFAEDCTFDLPRGSSPWGTRYIGKAQVREGLASRFKGLPDVHYGDARHWVCGNMGVSEWTLTGTTTSGVRVEVRGCDLWEFREDKIIRKDSYWKIVE; via the coding sequence ATGTCCAGCCATCCCACAGTTACCATTGATATCTTGAAAGAAATTACCGAAGCATTCAATCGGCATGATTTGGATGCCATCATGGAGTTCTTTGCGGAAGATTGTACCTTTGACCTGCCCCGTGGTTCTTCTCCCTGGGGAACACGTTATATAGGCAAGGCGCAAGTCCGCGAAGGACTTGCGAGCCGTTTCAAGGGACTTCCCGATGTTCATTATGGAGATGCTCGTCATTGGGTGTGCGGCAACATGGGTGTTTCTGAATGGACATTGACAGGCACGACGACCTCGGGTGTTCGCGTTGAAGTACGTGGTTGCGACCTCTGGGAATTCCGTGAGGATAAAATCATCCGAAAAGATTCTTACTGGAAGATAGTCGAGTAA
- a CDS encoding S9 family peptidase translates to MPKRAITVDDLFNIRLVFDPQISPDGKTVAFVLTTPDLARDAYHSHIWLVPSDGSASPRQFTFGEGKDRAPRWSPDGKRLAFISDREKDKAEQLCLIAITGGEAQRLTDDANKPSAPVWSPDGTLIAYTSKVVTQDSKTANGVRDNSDVKSYTRLNYKADGEGLWDYAWRQVFVFTPLPSPDQKSGEGRGGRGSGVRQLTRGAFNHTAPTWSPDSKTLVFAANRTARADETNVTDLWAVPAQGGAIRRLTRGRGPASAPAFSPDGKWLAFVGHANEFSRVTQPGIYLLPARGGVVRKLTINFDRGYGSTIVTDLRAGEESVLAPQWSGDSSTVYFLATDGGTSNVYTATMRDLQVKQVTQGEHQVFDFSYSRAANRFALAITDALNPNDVFVARANNPRPTRVTRVNADWLASVQLAMPERFTVPRDDGWDVEAWLMKPIGWRAGKKYPVVLEIHGGPHSAYGAAFFHEFQLLCARGFAVVFTNPRGSAGYGQDFVKATYHDWGGGDYRDLMAAMDHALEKCPWLDSKQCGVAGGSYGGYMTDWIITHTHRFRAAVAMRALNNFYSFYGTSDIGHFFATDWEVGDEPWNNPEEYLAHSPIAHVAQCQTPLLILHGEKDMRCPTEQAEQFYIALKKLGVPTEFVRFPDASHNLSRNGKPKLRKERLERIVAWFARYLR, encoded by the coding sequence ATGCCCAAACGCGCTATCACCGTTGACGATTTGTTCAACATTCGACTTGTTTTCGATCCGCAGATTTCGCCCGACGGCAAAACCGTTGCGTTTGTTTTGACGACGCCCGATCTCGCGCGCGATGCGTACCACTCGCACATCTGGCTCGTGCCAAGCGATGGTTCGGCGTCGCCGCGCCAATTCACGTTCGGCGAAGGCAAAGACCGCGCACCGCGTTGGTCGCCGGATGGCAAACGGCTTGCGTTCATCTCGGATCGCGAAAAGGACAAGGCGGAGCAACTCTGTCTCATCGCGATCACCGGCGGCGAAGCGCAACGCCTCACCGACGACGCGAACAAACCGAGCGCGCCGGTCTGGTCGCCTGACGGCACATTGATCGCGTACACTTCGAAGGTGGTTACACAAGACTCAAAAACCGCGAACGGCGTGCGCGATAACTCTGACGTGAAATCGTACACGCGGCTCAACTATAAAGCCGATGGCGAAGGATTGTGGGATTACGCGTGGCGACAGGTCTTCGTCTTCACCCCTCTCCCCTCTCCTGACCAAAAGTCAGGAGAGGGGAGAGGGGGCAGGGGGAGTGGGGTGAGGCAACTCACGCGCGGCGCGTTCAACCACACCGCACCGACCTGGTCGCCCGATAGCAAAACGCTTGTGTTCGCGGCGAATCGTACCGCGCGCGCCGACGAAACGAACGTCACCGATTTGTGGGCAGTGCCGGCGCAGGGTGGTGCGATCAGACGGCTCACGCGCGGCAGAGGTCCAGCGAGCGCGCCGGCGTTTTCGCCCGATGGCAAGTGGCTCGCGTTCGTTGGACATGCGAATGAATTCTCGCGCGTGACCCAGCCCGGTATCTATCTGCTTCCGGCGCGCGGCGGCGTGGTTCGCAAACTCACGATCAATTTTGATCGCGGGTACGGCAGCACGATTGTCACCGACCTACGTGCGGGCGAAGAGTCTGTGCTTGCTCCGCAGTGGTCGGGCGATTCCAGCACGGTGTACTTTCTCGCGACCGACGGCGGCACGAGTAATGTTTACACCGCGACAATGCGCGATCTCCAGGTCAAACAGGTTACACAAGGCGAACACCAGGTCTTTGATTTCTCGTACTCGCGCGCGGCGAATCGTTTTGCGCTGGCGATCACCGATGCGCTCAACCCGAACGATGTGTTTGTCGCGCGCGCGAACAATCCGCGCCCGACGCGTGTCACGCGTGTCAACGCCGATTGGCTCGCGTCGGTGCAACTTGCCATGCCGGAGCGATTCACGGTGCCGCGTGACGATGGCTGGGATGTCGAAGCGTGGTTGATGAAGCCGATTGGCTGGCGCGCCGGGAAGAAATATCCGGTCGTGTTGGAAATTCACGGCGGTCCGCACAGCGCGTACGGCGCGGCGTTCTTTCACGAGTTTCAACTGTTGTGTGCGCGCGGATTCGCCGTCGTGTTCACGAATCCGCGCGGCAGTGCCGGCTATGGTCAGGATTTCGTCAAGGCGACGTACCACGATTGGGGCGGGGGCGATTATCGCGACTTGATGGCGGCGATGGATCACGCGCTCGAAAAATGTCCCTGGCTTGATAGCAAACAGTGCGGCGTCGCGGGCGGATCGTACGGCGGGTACATGACCGATTGGATTATCACGCACACGCATCGTTTTCGCGCGGCGGTCGCGATGCGCGCGCTCAATAATTTTTACTCGTTCTACGGCACGAGCGACATCGGACACTTTTTCGCGACGGACTGGGAAGTGGGGGACGAGCCGTGGAATAATCCGGAGGAATATCTCGCGCATTCGCCGATCGCGCACGTGGCGCAGTGCCAGACGCCACTGCTGATTTTGCACGGCGAAAAAGATATGCGTTGTCCCACCGAACAAGCCGAACAATTTTACATCGCGCTCAAAAAACTGGGCGTGCCGACCGAGTTCGTCCGTTTCCCCGATGCGTCGCACAACTTGTCGCGCAATGGCAAGCCGAAACTGCGAAAGGAACGGTTAGAACGAATTGTCGCATGGTTTGCACGCTACTTGAGGTAA
- a CDS encoding branched-chain amino acid ABC transporter substrate-binding protein codes for MKAKILFVVLLVALIATACAAPTAAPTAAPPTKAPAAAPTTAPAAPTAAPAAATKAPEPTKAPAPTTAPAATSKGTIKIASQSPLSGDQASLGEGIKLGTQLAVEQLSKPLVDLGYKVEYVPFDDQAKPDVGVANAKNLVTDPDIMVVIGHLNSGVAIPSSEVYKDTDLAMVSPANTNPNVTDRGYATVNRVCGRDDVQGPSGAEFAAKELKVKSVYILHDKTTYGQGVAEFFRDTAKTLGLNILGFEGTEEKANFDPILTPIKAANPDLIYFGGLYPQAGPLIKQARAKGINSILLGPDGLDSSDFAKLAGDAAVNTYYTSVAAPAAAFPDAAQFIKDFKAKFNKDPQPFAAHAYDSAAIALKAIAAVAKDAKPTRKAVSAAIRATKDFKGITGVYTFNKNGDPTIAKYFFIKVTSGDPAKWDANPIAKTLEIAPPEKK; via the coding sequence ATGAAAGCGAAAATTTTGTTTGTGGTACTGCTGGTCGCGTTGATCGCAACCGCTTGCGCGGCGCCGACCGCCGCGCCAACCGCCGCCCCGCCGACCAAGGCGCCGGCGGCTGCGCCGACTACGGCTCCTGCCGCGCCGACTGCCGCGCCTGCGGCGGCGACCAAAGCGCCCGAACCGACCAAAGCCCCCGCGCCAACGACGGCGCCGGCGGCAACGTCCAAGGGCACGATCAAGATCGCGTCGCAAAGCCCGCTCTCCGGCGACCAAGCGTCGCTCGGTGAAGGCATCAAACTCGGCACGCAACTCGCAGTCGAGCAATTGAGCAAGCCGCTCGTGGACCTGGGCTACAAGGTCGAGTACGTTCCGTTCGATGACCAAGCCAAGCCGGACGTGGGCGTGGCGAACGCCAAGAACCTGGTCACCGATCCCGACATCATGGTCGTCATCGGTCACTTGAACTCTGGCGTTGCGATTCCATCGTCCGAAGTATACAAAGATACCGACCTCGCGATGGTTTCCCCCGCGAACACCAACCCGAACGTAACCGATCGTGGTTATGCTACCGTGAACCGCGTCTGCGGTCGCGATGATGTGCAAGGTCCTTCCGGCGCGGAATTCGCGGCGAAAGAACTGAAAGTCAAGTCGGTCTACATCCTGCACGACAAGACGACCTACGGTCAAGGCGTCGCCGAATTCTTCCGCGACACTGCCAAGACGTTGGGCTTGAACATCCTCGGTTTCGAAGGCACCGAAGAAAAAGCGAACTTTGATCCGATCTTGACACCGATCAAAGCCGCGAATCCCGACTTGATCTACTTTGGCGGTCTGTATCCGCAAGCCGGTCCGTTGATCAAGCAAGCGCGCGCCAAGGGCATCAATTCGATCTTGCTTGGACCCGATGGTCTCGACTCGTCCGACTTTGCCAAGCTTGCCGGCGATGCCGCCGTCAACACGTACTACACTAGCGTTGCCGCGCCAGCCGCCGCGTTCCCGGATGCCGCGCAGTTCATCAAAGATTTCAAAGCGAAATTCAACAAAGACCCGCAACCGTTCGCCGCGCACGCGTACGACTCCGCCGCGATCGCGTTGAAAGCCATCGCCGCCGTCGCCAAGGACGCCAAGCCAACCCGCAAGGCAGTCTCCGCCGCGATCCGCGCGACGAAAGATTTCAAGGGTATCACCGGCGTCTACACCTTCAACAAGAATGGCGACCCGACCATTGCCAAGTACTTCTTCATCAAAGTTACATCGGGTGATCCCGCCAAGTGGGACGCCAACCCCATCGCCAAGACGCTTGAAATCGCGCCGCCCGAAAAGAAATAG
- a CDS encoding DUF433 domain-containing protein, which translates to MQLEDYFDFLAPDDIRIKGSRVGIESILYDYIYREQTPQEIQQHFPTLTLEEIQATILYYLHNREKVEAYITAWLEWGDQMRAEQDRNPPPVVIRLRALKAEREKAAMAQAR; encoded by the coding sequence ATGCAACTCGAAGATTATTTTGATTTTCTTGCGCCCGATGATATTCGCATCAAGGGATCGCGCGTTGGCATCGAATCAATTTTGTATGATTATATTTATCGCGAGCAAACTCCTCAAGAGATTCAACAACATTTTCCAACATTGACGCTTGAGGAGATTCAAGCCACCATTCTTTACTATCTTCACAACCGCGAGAAAGTAGAAGCATACATTACTGCTTGGTTGGAGTGGGGAGACCAGATGCGCGCAGAGCAAGACCGCAATCCCCCACCTGTAGTTATTCGTTTGCGTGCGCTAAAAGCCGAACGTGAAAAAGCGGCAATGGCACAGGCGAGATGA
- a CDS encoding ABC transporter ATP-binding protein encodes MPMLEVKDIHTYYGHIHALKGVSLTVEKGEIVTLIGANGAGKTTTLKTISGLLRPRQGEIWLEGERIDGLPAHVIVTKGIGQSPEGRKVFSRLTVEENLQMGAYSRTDTASIARDLEFVYALFPRLAERRAQLGGTLSGGEQQMLAMGRALMSHPRVLMLDEPSMGLAPVLVEAIFETIRKLNGEGTTILLIEQNAAKALQVAHRGYVIETGQIVVKDAAANLRQNEMVRKSYLGES; translated from the coding sequence ATGCCAATGCTCGAAGTCAAAGACATTCACACGTACTATGGACATATCCACGCGCTCAAGGGCGTCAGTCTCACGGTGGAAAAAGGTGAAATCGTCACGCTGATTGGCGCGAACGGCGCGGGCAAAACCACGACGCTCAAAACGATTTCCGGTTTGCTGCGTCCGCGCCAAGGCGAAATCTGGCTCGAAGGCGAACGGATTGACGGATTGCCCGCGCACGTTATCGTGACCAAAGGCATCGGTCAATCGCCGGAAGGTCGCAAGGTGTTTTCGCGTCTCACCGTGGAAGAGAATCTGCAAATGGGTGCGTACTCGCGCACCGACACCGCCAGCATCGCGCGCGACTTGGAATTTGTCTACGCGTTGTTTCCGCGTTTGGCGGAACGCCGCGCGCAATTGGGCGGCACGCTCTCCGGCGGCGAACAACAAATGCTCGCGATGGGTCGCGCCTTGATGTCGCACCCGCGCGTGTTGATGCTCGACGAACCTTCGATGGGGCTTGCGCCGGTGCTCGTCGAAGCGATCTTTGAAACGATTCGCAAGTTGAACGGCGAAGGCACAACAATTTTGCTGATCGAACAGAACGCGGCGAAGGCGCTCCAGGTCGCGCATCGCGGCTATGTCATCGAGACTGGGCAGATCGTCGTCAAAGACGCGGCTGCGAATCTGCGCCAAAACGAAATGGTTCGCAAATCGTACCTCGGCGAATCGTAA